The Bifidobacterium eulemuris genome includes a window with the following:
- the hxlB gene encoding 6-phospho-3-hexuloisomerase has product MTATTSFRECERIIVNELSDVLANVDENQIDQLVGMITDARKVFFVGVGRVQLALEAIAKRLAHLGIDTVMVGQITEPAICDRDLLIVGSGSGKTGFPLFIAGKAKQYGAKVARIGIVEECPMTPYTDLFVHVPAAGKPGSGTKPSEQPMTSLFEQSLLLVGDAIAMSMVRERHIDLDSLWEFHANLE; this is encoded by the coding sequence ATGACCGCAACGACCTCATTCCGCGAATGCGAACGCATCATCGTCAATGAACTGTCCGACGTACTCGCCAACGTCGACGAAAACCAGATCGACCAGCTGGTCGGCATGATCACCGACGCGCGCAAGGTGTTCTTCGTCGGCGTGGGCCGCGTGCAGCTGGCTTTGGAGGCCATCGCCAAGCGCCTCGCGCATCTGGGCATCGACACCGTGATGGTGGGACAGATCACCGAGCCGGCCATCTGCGACCGGGACCTGCTCATCGTCGGCTCGGGCTCCGGAAAAACCGGCTTCCCCCTGTTCATCGCAGGCAAGGCGAAGCAGTACGGCGCCAAGGTGGCACGCATCGGCATCGTGGAGGAATGCCCGATGACGCCGTACACCGATCTGTTCGTGCATGTGCCCGCCGCGGGCAAGCCGGGATCGGGCACCAAGCCGAGCGAGCAGCCGATGACCAGCCTGTTCGAGCAGTCGCTGCTGTTGGTCGGAGACGCCATCGCCATGTCCATGGTGCGGGAGAGGCACATCGATCTCGATTCGCTGTGGGAGTTCCACGCGAACCTCGAGTAG
- a CDS encoding beta/alpha barrel domain-containing protein, giving the protein MTAPFPEPHFAISLYCSDFRNPAPQVEYLNTVADTYHVDIMDGHFSPSMGLCTSWIEQILPLSTLRNEVHMMVTDPDHWIDQLVAAGATMLTPHVESLGAHAFRTLRIIRENGCGAGIAVNPLTSFAECEMLLERVDLVTVMTVEIGYSGEPLIPETLRKIEELARFRDEHGLNYEIQIDGSCNEKNFKTMREAGADTFVLGNTGIFKRDPDIRKAWAMTLDAYEQATGEKTANNR; this is encoded by the coding sequence ATGACGGCCCCATTCCCCGAACCCCATTTCGCCATCTCCCTGTACTGCTCCGACTTCCGCAACCCGGCCCCGCAGGTCGAATACCTCAACACCGTGGCCGACACCTACCACGTCGACATCATGGATGGGCACTTCTCCCCCAGCATGGGCTTGTGCACCTCCTGGATCGAGCAGATCCTGCCCCTGAGCACCCTGCGCAACGAGGTGCATATGATGGTCACCGACCCCGACCATTGGATCGACCAGCTGGTGGCCGCCGGCGCGACCATGCTCACCCCGCACGTCGAATCGCTCGGCGCGCACGCCTTCCGCACCCTGCGCATCATCCGCGAGAACGGATGCGGCGCAGGCATCGCCGTGAACCCGCTGACCTCCTTCGCCGAATGCGAGATGCTGCTGGAACGCGTGGACCTCGTCACCGTGATGACCGTGGAGATCGGATACAGCGGCGAGCCGCTCATCCCCGAAACCCTGCGCAAGATCGAAGAGTTGGCGCGGTTCCGCGACGAACACGGACTGAACTACGAGATCCAGATCGACGGCTCGTGCAACGAGAAGAACTTCAAAACCATGCGCGAGGCCGGAGCGGACACCTTCGTGCTCGGCAACACCGGCATCTTCAAACGCGATCCCGACATCCGCAAGGCCTGGGCAATGACGCTGGACGCCTACGAGCAGGCCACCGGCGAGAAAACCGCCAACAACCGCTAA
- a CDS encoding sugar porter family MFS transporter, producing MSENNKSQRAVARRLAIIAAIGGLLYGYDSAVINGATEAIKTEFATGDAVLGFAVGSALISGGVGALLAGRISDKIGRVPMMKIASVLFFICAVGCGFSTSIWMLVAFRVLGGFAAGVAAMVAPVYIAEISPADERGVLGAMQQLGIVIGIFISLLVNALLVNVSGGAGEVMGPLDTWQWMFMCMAVPSVLYFALALAIPESPRYLVAQHRDEQAAAVLASVSVDPAPIDEQIARMRASIGADHKPSFRDLLGANGRVKPIVWVAVVFMIFNQFTGINVIFYYSNTLWSAVGFTEKDSFTITAITSLVNIVATLIGMTLVDRIGRRPLLLAGSIGMVVAQGGLALLFGTAPIVDGSPSMGPVTGPLALVCANLFVVAFGVTWGTVSWGMLSEMFPNAMRSAGMSVGTAVQYTSNFVVTVSFPVLLGVNVGLVYGLFALFAFLSFFFVLRFVKETKGVALEDMKA from the coding sequence ATGTCCGAAAACAACAAAAGCCAGCGTGCCGTCGCGCGGCGTCTCGCCATCATCGCCGCCATCGGCGGCCTGCTGTACGGCTATGATTCCGCCGTGATCAACGGCGCCACCGAAGCCATCAAAACCGAATTCGCCACCGGCGACGCCGTCCTCGGCTTCGCCGTCGGCTCCGCGCTGATCTCCGGCGGTGTCGGCGCGTTGCTCGCCGGCCGCATCTCCGACAAAATCGGCCGTGTGCCCATGATGAAAATCGCCTCCGTGCTGTTCTTCATCTGCGCCGTCGGCTGCGGCTTCTCCACCAGCATCTGGATGCTGGTCGCCTTCCGCGTGCTCGGCGGATTCGCCGCGGGCGTCGCCGCCATGGTCGCGCCGGTGTACATCGCCGAGATCTCGCCGGCCGACGAGCGAGGCGTGTTGGGTGCGATGCAACAGTTGGGCATCGTGATCGGCATCTTCATCTCCCTGCTGGTCAACGCGCTGCTGGTCAACGTCTCCGGCGGCGCGGGCGAGGTCATGGGTCCGTTGGACACCTGGCAGTGGATGTTCATGTGCATGGCCGTGCCCTCCGTGCTGTATTTCGCCTTGGCTCTGGCCATCCCCGAATCGCCGCGCTACCTCGTCGCCCAGCATCGCGACGAGCAGGCCGCGGCGGTGCTCGCCTCGGTCAGCGTCGATCCCGCGCCCATCGACGAGCAGATCGCGCGCATGCGCGCCTCCATCGGCGCCGACCACAAGCCCTCCTTCCGTGATCTTCTCGGCGCGAACGGCCGCGTCAAGCCAATCGTGTGGGTGGCTGTGGTGTTCATGATCTTCAACCAGTTCACCGGCATCAACGTGATCTTCTACTACTCAAACACGCTGTGGAGCGCCGTCGGATTCACCGAAAAGGACTCGTTCACCATCACCGCCATCACCTCGCTGGTCAACATCGTGGCCACGCTTATCGGCATGACGTTGGTGGACCGTATCGGACGACGCCCGCTGCTGCTCGCCGGATCCATCGGCATGGTCGTGGCCCAAGGCGGTCTCGCGCTGCTGTTCGGCACCGCCCCGATCGTCGACGGTTCCCCGTCGATGGGGCCGGTCACCGGACCGCTGGCCCTGGTGTGCGCCAACCTCTTCGTCGTCGCCTTCGGTGTGACCTGGGGCACTGTGTCGTGGGGCATGCTCTCCGAGATGTTCCCCAACGCGATGCGCTCGGCGGGCATGTCCGTGGGCACCGCCGTGCAGTACACCTCGAACTTCGTGGTCACCGTGTCGTTCCCGGTGCTGCTCGGCGTCAACGTGGGATTGGTCTACGGTCTGTTCGCGCTGTTCGCCTTCCTCTCCTTCTTCTTCGTGCTGAGATTCGTCAAAGAGACCAAGGGAGTCGCCTTGGAGGACATGAAGGCCTGA
- a CDS encoding uracil-xanthine permease family protein — MSNLFSWALHGDGKTLKPGEVVEPDERLTWGRTIGIGAQHVIAMFGATFLVPILTGFDPSTTLFFTAMSTALFLLINKNVLPSYLGSSFGFIAPITAVTTANKGIAVASFGILVTGLLLALVGVLVHYAGAKWIDIIMPPVVNGAIVAIIGFNLAPSVWTNFQAAPDTALVTLLAVLLIAVLFRGLLGRLNILLGVIVGYIYACIRGQVDFSAIGEADWIGLPQFHLPQVDFSILPMFIPVVLVLVAENVGHVKSVAQMTGRDYDGQMGTALFADGLGTAIAGFGGGSGTTTYGENIGVMAATKVYSTAAYWCAAGFALLLSLCPKFGAIINTIPSGVLGGVTTLLYGMIGMIGVRIWVENKVNFDKPINVMTAAIVMIIGIADFTFAIQGVSFNGIALGTIAVLVAYHGLKAIGKATGTIDKDDPDVK; from the coding sequence TTGTCCAACCTGTTCTCCTGGGCGCTGCACGGCGACGGCAAGACGCTCAAGCCGGGCGAGGTCGTCGAACCCGACGAGCGCCTGACTTGGGGCCGCACCATCGGCATCGGCGCGCAGCATGTGATCGCCATGTTCGGCGCGACCTTCCTCGTGCCGATCCTGACCGGCTTCGATCCGTCGACCACGCTGTTCTTCACGGCCATGTCGACCGCGCTGTTCCTGCTCATCAACAAGAACGTGCTGCCCAGCTACCTCGGCTCGTCGTTCGGCTTCATCGCCCCGATCACCGCCGTCACCACGGCGAACAAGGGCATCGCCGTGGCCAGCTTCGGCATCCTGGTCACAGGCCTGCTGCTCGCGCTCGTCGGCGTGCTCGTGCACTACGCCGGCGCCAAGTGGATCGACATCATCATGCCGCCGGTCGTCAACGGCGCCATCGTCGCCATCATCGGCTTCAACCTGGCCCCCAGCGTGTGGACCAACTTCCAGGCCGCGCCCGACACCGCGCTGGTGACCCTGCTGGCCGTGCTGCTCATCGCCGTGCTCTTCCGCGGACTGCTCGGACGACTCAACATCCTGCTCGGTGTGATCGTCGGCTATATCTACGCCTGCATCCGCGGCCAGGTCGACTTCTCCGCCATCGGCGAGGCCGACTGGATCGGTCTGCCGCAGTTCCACCTGCCGCAGGTCGACTTCTCGATTCTGCCTATGTTCATCCCCGTGGTGCTTGTGCTCGTCGCCGAGAACGTCGGCCACGTCAAGTCCGTGGCCCAGATGACCGGCCGCGACTACGACGGCCAGATGGGCACCGCCCTGTTCGCCGACGGCTTGGGCACCGCGATCGCCGGCTTCGGCGGCGGTTCCGGCACCACCACCTACGGCGAGAACATCGGTGTGATGGCCGCGACCAAGGTGTATTCGACCGCCGCCTACTGGTGCGCGGCCGGCTTCGCCCTGCTGCTGAGCCTGTGCCCGAAGTTCGGCGCGATCATCAACACGATCCCCTCCGGCGTGCTCGGCGGCGTGACCACGCTGCTCTACGGCATGATCGGCATGATCGGCGTGCGCATCTGGGTGGAGAACAAGGTCAACTTCGACAAGCCTATCAACGTGATGACCGCGGCCATCGTGATGATCATCGGCATCGCCGACTTCACCTTCGCCATCCAGGGCGTCTCCTTCAACGGCATCGCCCTCGGCACCATCGCCGTGCTCGTCGCCTACCACGGCCTCAAGGCCATCGGCAAGGCCACCGGCACCATCGACAAGGACGATCCCGACGTGAAGTGA
- a CDS encoding ABC transporter ATP-binding protein: MQGAGEESVICAADHASFRYAAAGDDYALHDATLAIRQGECVVLCGQSGCGKTTLTRLFNGLVPSFFAGELTGSQRTCGLDAASTPIDAFTPLVGSVFQNPKTQYFNADTTDELAFACENMGLSSEEIRRRVESVARRFDVTHLLDRSVFHLSGGQKQRIAIAAATVLDPKVVVLDEPTSNLDASAIDDMRHAIERMKADGLTVIVAEHRLAWLTGVADRYVVFEHGHVTHDLSASEFLALPQERIRALGLRALDLTPYRQRIERKLHNDDLAAPADRPPAEAASARERSCPSCGETILRTENLCVGYRKRDAFSRDIPDLELRSGEITGLMGRNGCGKTTLVRTLTGLIKPLSGRISLDDRPARPATLTRAGFLVMQDVNYQLFSDSVREELLLGLDETDPQVAARCERLLSELDLDELADRHPMSLSGGQKQRTAIASAMMCGKRLVVLDEPTSGLDRTHMEQVGALLRRLADTGTAVLVVTHDEELAADWCDRIIDLESTTPSSKEES, from the coding sequence ATGCAGGGCGCGGGCGAGGAATCCGTCATCTGCGCCGCCGACCATGCGTCCTTCCGTTATGCCGCCGCCGGCGATGACTATGCGCTGCACGATGCGACGCTTGCCATCCGCCAAGGCGAATGTGTGGTGCTGTGCGGCCAGAGCGGATGCGGCAAAACCACACTCACCCGCCTGTTCAACGGTTTGGTGCCTTCGTTCTTCGCCGGCGAGCTCACCGGCTCGCAGCGCACCTGCGGACTCGATGCGGCGTCCACTCCGATCGACGCGTTCACACCATTGGTGGGCAGCGTGTTCCAGAACCCCAAAACGCAGTATTTCAACGCGGACACCACCGACGAACTGGCCTTCGCCTGCGAGAACATGGGGTTGTCGTCCGAGGAGATTCGCCGTCGCGTGGAGTCCGTCGCGCGGCGTTTCGATGTGACGCATCTGCTGGACCGCAGCGTCTTCCACCTGTCGGGCGGGCAGAAGCAGCGCATCGCCATCGCGGCAGCCACGGTGCTCGACCCCAAAGTGGTGGTGTTGGACGAGCCGACCAGCAATCTCGACGCTTCAGCCATCGACGATATGCGCCATGCGATCGAAAGGATGAAAGCGGACGGATTGACCGTGATCGTCGCCGAACACCGACTCGCCTGGCTGACCGGCGTCGCCGATCGGTACGTGGTTTTCGAGCATGGGCATGTCACGCATGATCTGTCCGCGAGCGAATTCCTCGCATTGCCGCAGGAGCGGATCCGCGCCTTGGGATTGCGCGCGTTGGACCTCACGCCATATCGCCAACGGATCGAACGAAAACTCCATAATGACGACCTTGCCGCCCCAGCCGACCGACCGCCTGCCGAGGCGGCGTCCGCCCGTGAGCGCTCGTGCCCCTCGTGCGGCGAAACCATATTGCGCACGGAAAACCTATGCGTCGGCTATCGCAAACGCGACGCGTTCAGCCGCGACATCCCGGACCTCGAGCTGCGTTCCGGCGAAATCACCGGCCTGATGGGACGCAACGGCTGCGGCAAAACCACGCTGGTGCGCACGCTCACCGGCCTGATCAAACCGCTTTCCGGCCGAATCTCACTCGACGACCGACCCGCGCGTCCCGCCACGCTGACCCGCGCCGGATTCCTCGTGATGCAGGACGTGAACTATCAGCTATTCAGCGACAGCGTGCGCGAGGAGCTCCTGCTCGGATTGGACGAAACCGACCCGCAAGTCGCCGCCCGCTGCGAACGGCTGCTGAGCGAGCTCGACCTCGACGAATTGGCCGATCGTCATCCGATGAGCCTGTCGGGCGGGCAGAAGCAGCGTACGGCCATCGCCTCGGCGATGATGTGCGGCAAACGACTGGTCGTATTGGACGAGCCGACCAGCGGGCTCGACCGGACGCATATGGAGCAGGTCGGCGCGCTGCTGCGACGTCTGGCCGACACCGGCACCGCTGTACTTGTCGTCACGCATGACGAGGAGCTGGCCGCCGATTGGTGCGACCGCATCATCGATTTGGAATCCACCACACCATCTTCCAAGGAGGAATCATGA
- a CDS encoding carbohydrate kinase family protein has protein sequence MTNSSPATVVTIGELLWDMLPDGKKPGGAPANFVYHAAHNGVEATAVTAVGDDELGRELVSVLSEGGVNVVAQVNEYPTGITSVSLDADGVPSYDVVRGVAWDHIAFTDEVKELVSHADAICYGTIAAREAWGTRDAIYAMIDAARDDAVRFFDINIRSGFVNKEVITRFMEGATILKINDEELPVVANLFGIDAPGESIASQQNVMRVLAEQFDLDVVILTAGGDYSIVMGRDEISILPTPKVDVADTVGAGDSFSGAFLAYLLRGYDLAAAHRRAVEVSAFVCTQSGAWPQYPDELEEA, from the coding sequence ATGACCAACTCATCACCCGCAACCGTGGTCACCATCGGCGAACTGCTGTGGGATATGCTGCCCGATGGCAAGAAGCCGGGCGGCGCACCCGCCAATTTCGTCTACCATGCCGCGCACAACGGCGTCGAAGCCACGGCCGTCACCGCGGTCGGAGACGACGAGCTCGGCCGCGAACTCGTCTCCGTGCTGTCCGAGGGCGGCGTCAACGTCGTCGCGCAAGTCAACGAGTATCCCACCGGCATCACCTCCGTCAGCCTCGACGCTGACGGCGTGCCCTCCTATGACGTCGTGCGCGGCGTCGCCTGGGACCATATCGCATTCACCGACGAGGTGAAGGAACTCGTCTCCCACGCCGACGCGATCTGCTACGGAACCATCGCCGCGCGCGAGGCATGGGGCACGAGGGACGCCATCTACGCGATGATCGACGCCGCGCGCGACGACGCGGTGCGGTTCTTCGACATCAACATCCGCTCCGGATTCGTGAACAAAGAGGTCATCACCCGATTCATGGAAGGCGCGACCATCCTCAAAATCAACGACGAGGAACTGCCCGTCGTGGCCAATCTGTTCGGCATCGACGCGCCGGGCGAGTCGATCGCTTCGCAGCAGAACGTCATGCGCGTACTGGCCGAGCAGTTCGACCTCGATGTGGTGATTCTGACGGCGGGCGGCGACTACAGCATCGTGATGGGCCGCGACGAGATATCCATCCTGCCCACGCCGAAAGTCGACGTCGCCGACACCGTCGGCGCCGGCGATTCCTTCTCCGGCGCGTTTCTCGCCTACCTGCTGCGGGGATACGACCTTGCCGCGGCGCACCGCCGCGCCGTCGAGGTCTCCGCGTTCGTCTGCACCCAGTCGGGCGCATGGCCCCAGTATCCCGACGAATTGGAGGAGGCGTGA
- a CDS encoding DeoR/GlpR family DNA-binding transcription regulator, which translates to MMMKAERQELILKYLEANGRIVVADYAKELGVTEATLRKDLQELDEIGAVQRVHGGAIKPDTELSRFENRVDLGVDVKKRLAQTAMGEICENRVIFIDGGSTNYLAAQAFPRDWEGTVITNSPAVALWLSDYDHIEVNMLPGIVHHKSKETIGSAALTVLQQLHCDLVLLGVSSIDPEHGITTPYMESAETKRVIIKAGAKVMSLITPEKFRHISTYRIAECDALDVIVTEGTPDCVDALTAMGVAVRVTQQ; encoded by the coding sequence ATGATGATGAAGGCCGAACGACAGGAACTGATCCTCAAGTACCTCGAAGCCAACGGCCGCATCGTCGTCGCCGACTACGCCAAGGAGCTCGGCGTGACGGAGGCCACCCTACGCAAGGATCTGCAGGAACTCGATGAGATCGGCGCCGTGCAGCGCGTGCACGGCGGAGCGATCAAACCCGACACCGAGCTCAGCCGGTTCGAGAACCGCGTCGACCTCGGAGTGGACGTCAAAAAGCGCCTCGCGCAGACCGCGATGGGCGAGATCTGCGAAAACCGCGTGATCTTCATCGACGGCGGCTCCACGAACTATCTGGCGGCGCAGGCGTTCCCCCGGGATTGGGAGGGCACGGTGATCACCAACAGTCCGGCCGTGGCGCTGTGGCTGTCGGACTACGACCATATCGAGGTCAATATGCTGCCCGGCATCGTGCACCATAAGTCCAAGGAGACCATCGGCTCCGCGGCGCTCACCGTGCTGCAGCAGCTGCACTGCGATCTGGTGCTGCTCGGCGTCTCATCCATCGACCCCGAGCACGGCATCACCACGCCATATATGGAGTCGGCCGAGACCAAGCGCGTGATCATCAAGGCCGGCGCCAAGGTCATGAGCCTCATCACACCGGAGAAATTCAGGCACATCTCCACCTACCGCATCGCCGAATGCGACGCGCTGGACGTCATCGTGACGGAAGGCACGCCCGACTGCGTGGACGCGCTCACCGCCATGGGCGTCGCCGTGCGCGTCACCCAGCAGTAA
- a CDS encoding D-lyxose/D-mannose family sugar isomerase, which yields MKRSEINATIKQFEELLDKYHFRIPPYLSFTPEEWAGKDHEWDEVRDNMLGWDITDYGEGDFEHKGLALITLRNGNVKDDKYTKVYAEKIMMSMPGQLSPMHFHWNKMEDIIVRGGGTAVFHLYNADPETEERLDTPVLVCRDGRRYYVPAGEDIELNEGESLTFYPYTYHEYYIKEDSVPTLVGEVSMCNDDNIDNRFYEPVGRFPEIEEDEPAYRLLCNEYPAVKE from the coding sequence ATGAAGCGCTCCGAAATCAACGCCACCATCAAGCAGTTCGAAGAGTTGCTCGACAAGTACCACTTCCGCATTCCGCCGTATCTGAGCTTCACCCCCGAGGAGTGGGCCGGAAAGGACCATGAATGGGATGAGGTGCGCGACAACATGCTCGGCTGGGACATCACCGACTACGGCGAAGGGGACTTCGAACACAAGGGTCTGGCGCTCATCACATTGCGCAACGGCAATGTGAAGGACGACAAGTACACCAAGGTCTACGCCGAGAAGATCATGATGAGCATGCCCGGCCAGCTCTCCCCGATGCATTTCCACTGGAACAAGATGGAGGACATCATCGTGCGCGGCGGCGGCACCGCGGTGTTCCATCTGTACAACGCCGACCCCGAAACCGAGGAGCGTCTCGACACCCCGGTGCTGGTGTGCCGCGACGGCCGACGCTACTACGTGCCCGCCGGCGAGGACATCGAGCTCAACGAGGGCGAGTCGCTGACCTTCTACCCGTACACCTACCACGAGTACTACATCAAGGAGGACTCCGTGCCCACACTGGTGGGCGAGGTGTCGATGTGCAACGACGACAACATCGACAATCGTTTCTACGAGCCCGTCGGCCGCTTCCCCGAAATCGAGGAGGACGAGCCCGCCTACCGCCTGCTGTGCAACGAGTATCCCGCGGTCAAGGAATGA
- a CDS encoding energy-coupling factor transporter transmembrane component T, which yields MTYTKSHAGAAFGSRDGMERASRRFLRLDPRAKLYLLLVANLLLFFHVNTHTEALLVALFLALQLASGRVRMAARFALIYAVLLAVSMLVPADTTNVWLQFAALLAAGMRMMLPCFITGAYAFATTSASELVCAMRRMRAPEALVIPCVVVIRFFPTIAEDYRQIRNAMALRDIASGGAALLRHPAQSLEYILIPLLMNATTVAQDLSVAALTKGLGRPGAHTSRTEIRMRAVDWLVMLVCTMPLALDIAGVL from the coding sequence ATGACATATACGAAATCACACGCCGGGGCGGCATTCGGATCGCGCGACGGCATGGAACGCGCTTCGCGCCGCTTCCTGCGTCTTGATCCGCGGGCGAAGCTGTATCTGCTGCTCGTCGCCAATCTTCTGCTGTTCTTCCATGTGAACACGCATACCGAAGCGCTGCTGGTCGCGCTGTTCCTGGCATTGCAGTTGGCATCGGGGCGCGTGCGCATGGCGGCGCGGTTCGCGCTTATCTATGCCGTGCTGCTTGCCGTGAGCATGCTGGTTCCGGCCGATACGACCAACGTCTGGCTGCAGTTCGCGGCATTGCTGGCGGCTGGCATGCGCATGATGCTGCCCTGTTTCATCACCGGCGCGTATGCCTTCGCCACCACGTCGGCCAGCGAATTGGTGTGCGCGATGCGGCGCATGCGCGCGCCCGAAGCGCTTGTCATCCCGTGCGTGGTGGTGATCCGTTTCTTCCCCACCATCGCCGAGGACTATCGGCAGATCCGCAACGCGATGGCATTGCGGGACATCGCGTCGGGTGGAGCGGCGCTGCTGCGGCATCCCGCTCAATCGCTGGAATACATCCTCATCCCGCTGCTGATGAACGCGACCACCGTCGCGCAGGATCTGTCGGTGGCGGCATTGACCAAAGGATTGGGACGCCCGGGCGCGCACACCTCGCGTACGGAGATCCGCATGCGCGCCGTCGATTGGCTGGTGATGCTCGTGTGCACGATGCCGTTGGCCTTGGATATCGCAGGGGTGTTGTGA
- a CDS encoding aldose 1-epimerase family protein, translated as MTGINAEHMDPHANVGEAAAGVAFDNATRSDALAHMGSMQQAAYVRPITYREGRAHGLDAIEVKNGPLRFVSMADKALDVSEFEYRGENLTFLSKPGLNGRNQFDTHGQEALRSIMGGLFFTCGFENICGPYSTPEDSRYPAGDYPMHGRVRTTPAEHVRADARWEGGDYVLEVSGEMREAELFGENLVLRRTIRTTYGEPSIIVEDEVSNESFRDEPLMWMYHCNFGWPLLAEGAEVVIPSRAATPRDETTAADATAWNEIGAPEANKPESVYIHELAADESGRSFAAVVNRGLGLGVVIDFSVEDFPHFMEWKSMASGDYVVGLEPSNSKVYGRGWHEERGDLPMIAAQSSQRKTLAFTVVEGRDAIDALIARRDAMLA; from the coding sequence ATGACGGGCATCAACGCGGAACATATGGACCCGCATGCCAACGTCGGCGAAGCCGCCGCGGGCGTAGCGTTCGATAACGCAACACGCTCGGATGCGCTCGCCCACATGGGCAGCATGCAGCAGGCCGCCTACGTCCGCCCGATCACCTATCGGGAGGGGCGCGCGCACGGACTCGATGCCATCGAAGTGAAGAACGGGCCGTTGAGGTTCGTTTCCATGGCCGACAAGGCGCTCGACGTGAGCGAGTTCGAATACCGGGGCGAGAATCTCACATTCCTGTCCAAACCGGGGCTCAACGGCCGCAACCAGTTCGACACGCACGGCCAGGAGGCGCTGCGTTCGATTATGGGCGGACTGTTCTTCACCTGCGGGTTCGAGAACATCTGCGGGCCGTATTCGACGCCTGAGGATTCGCGGTATCCGGCCGGCGACTATCCGATGCATGGCCGCGTGCGCACCACTCCGGCCGAGCATGTGCGCGCCGACGCCCGCTGGGAGGGCGGCGACTACGTGCTCGAGGTCTCGGGCGAGATGCGCGAGGCGGAACTGTTCGGAGAGAACCTCGTATTGCGCCGCACGATCCGCACGACATACGGCGAGCCGTCGATCATCGTGGAGGACGAGGTATCCAACGAATCGTTCCGCGACGAGCCGCTGATGTGGATGTACCACTGCAACTTCGGCTGGCCTCTGCTGGCGGAAGGCGCCGAGGTCGTCATCCCGAGCCGCGCCGCCACGCCCCGCGACGAGACCACCGCCGCCGACGCGACCGCATGGAACGAGATCGGTGCTCCGGAGGCGAACAAGCCCGAAAGCGTGTACATCCACGAACTCGCCGCCGACGAATCAGGACGCAGCTTCGCGGCCGTCGTCAACCGCGGGCTGGGGCTTGGCGTCGTCATCGATTTCTCTGTGGAGGACTTCCCCCATTTCATGGAATGGAAATCCATGGCCTCGGGCGACTATGTGGTCGGACTCGAACCCTCGAACTCCAAGGTGTACGGACGCGGCTGGCATGAGGAGCGCGGCGATCTGCCTATGATCGCGGCCCAGAGCTCGCAGCGCAAGACGCTCGCCTTCACCGTCGTCGAAGGTCGGGACGCCATCGATGCCCTCATCGCGCGACGCGACGCCATGTTGGCCTGA
- a CDS encoding SDR family NAD(P)-dependent oxidoreductase, which yields MSDINGKRIAIVTGSALGLGYELARQLIEQDWLVAGVDFNAERQRELVKEFPSDSYHAFVGDVSDETFVKGSVARIAELGHIDLLINNAGQPSFKTPTGYEAADVDKCLKGLKGMILWSVETLKATGEKDVKIANVMSTAATRGNANESVYCATKWGEKGYTTSLQAAYKGTSVKIVGLYPGGIDTAFYRDSHDYVSEEKQHTFMDPADVARVMLFNLVNDANLTVSDLQIERNS from the coding sequence ATGTCCGATATCAATGGCAAGCGCATCGCGATCGTCACAGGCAGCGCATTGGGATTGGGATACGAGCTGGCGAGACAGCTCATCGAACAGGATTGGCTTGTGGCGGGCGTTGACTTCAACGCCGAACGCCAGCGCGAACTGGTCAAAGAGTTTCCTTCGGATTCCTACCATGCGTTCGTCGGCGACGTCTCCGACGAGACCTTCGTCAAAGGCTCCGTCGCACGCATCGCCGAGTTGGGCCATATCGATCTGCTCATCAACAATGCGGGGCAGCCGAGCTTCAAAACGCCCACCGGCTACGAGGCCGCGGACGTCGACAAATGTCTCAAGGGACTCAAGGGCATGATCCTGTGGAGTGTGGAGACGCTGAAGGCCACGGGGGAGAAGGACGTCAAAATCGCGAACGTGATGAGCACCGCAGCCACGCGCGGCAACGCCAACGAAAGCGTCTACTGCGCCACCAAATGGGGAGAGAAGGGCTATACGACGAGCCTTCAGGCGGCATACAAGGGCACGAGCGTGAAAATCGTCGGTCTGTACCCGGGCGGCATCGACACCGCCTTCTACCGCGACAGCCACGACTACGTCTCCGAGGAGAAGCAGCACACCTTCATGGATCCGGCCGATGTGGCGCGCGTCATGCTGTTCAACCTCGTCAACGACGCCAACCTCACCGTCTCCGACCTGCAGATCGAACGCAACAGCTGA